One window of Fodinicurvata sediminis DSM 21159 genomic DNA carries:
- a CDS encoding branched-chain amino acid ABC transporter permease encodes MPRSRLLLGAGIVGLLALLPLSGSTYLMYLSTQVLIFALFATSLNILIGYAGLVSFGHAAFFAIGGYGCAILLRTYEIPLLLAMPAALVMTAVLSALIGSLCVRLTSYYFSMLTLAFGQLVWAVVFKWRSMTGGDDGILRVISPSWIDTPASFFIFTLLMVTLAMLALWIVAHSPLGRTLMAIRENQVRAGFLGVHTRRVQLVAFTIAGTFAGLAGALFALFNRSIFPDSAWWLQSAEVLIMVVLGGMNSFFGPMVGALTLIVLSRFTLEVTAYWPGLLAIILLATLFFFPNGIAGLLKAKGKR; translated from the coding sequence ATGCCGCGCTCTCGTCTCTTGCTCGGCGCCGGGATTGTCGGGCTTCTCGCACTTCTGCCCCTGAGTGGCAGCACATACCTGATGTACCTCTCCACCCAGGTGCTTATCTTCGCTTTGTTCGCAACCAGTTTGAACATTCTGATCGGCTACGCGGGCTTGGTCTCTTTCGGCCATGCCGCCTTTTTCGCGATTGGCGGCTACGGCTGCGCAATCCTGTTGCGCACCTACGAGATCCCGTTGCTTCTAGCCATGCCCGCGGCCCTGGTGATGACCGCAGTTTTGTCCGCCCTGATCGGCTCGCTGTGCGTTCGCCTCACGTCTTACTACTTTTCAATGCTTACCCTGGCTTTTGGACAGCTCGTTTGGGCGGTTGTTTTCAAGTGGCGAAGCATGACGGGGGGCGACGATGGGATATTGCGGGTCATTTCCCCCTCCTGGATCGATACACCTGCATCCTTCTTCATCTTTACGCTCCTGATGGTCACCCTTGCTATGCTGGCGCTTTGGATTGTGGCACATTCACCCTTGGGGCGTACGCTTATGGCCATCAGGGAGAATCAGGTCCGGGCCGGCTTTCTCGGCGTTCACACTCGGCGCGTTCAATTGGTCGCTTTTACCATCGCGGGAACGTTTGCCGGCCTCGCGGGGGCGCTCTTTGCTCTCTTCAATCGGTCAATCTTTCCCGATTCAGCCTGGTGGCTGCAATCGGCTGAGGTACTGATCATGGTCGTACTTGGCGGCATGAACAGTTTCTTTGGCCCGATGGTTGGCGCCTTGACACTGATTGTTCTCAGCCGCTTCACACTCGAGGTCACCGCCTATTGGCCGGGGCTTTTGGCGATCATTCTTCTCGCTACCTTGTTCTTCTTCCCCAATGGGATTGCTGGCCTACTGAAGGCCAAAGGAAAGCGTTGA
- a CDS encoding ABC transporter ATP-binding protein gives MLEIKGLTKTFSGFTAVDNVSLTVKMGDIHGVIGPNGAGKSTLFNLITGHLIADTGEVRLYDERLTGLAPHDVVRRGLGRSFQRISVFPRMTVWENVQIALVAKDQQEFCFWKLLVSQNERIARLLETVRLEDEAQVVAGELSYGRQKQLELALALAGEPHVLLLDEPTAGMSPRETEDSILLITRIVKDRGVTLLFTEHDMNMVFGIANRITVLHHGAVIASDSPDAVRENSSVQEVYLGRPTH, from the coding sequence ATGCTGGAAATTAAGGGGCTGACCAAGACCTTTTCCGGATTCACGGCGGTAGACAATGTATCCCTGACCGTCAAGATGGGCGATATTCACGGCGTTATCGGCCCAAACGGGGCAGGAAAATCCACTCTGTTCAATCTGATTACGGGTCATCTCATTGCCGATACAGGGGAAGTTAGGCTTTACGACGAAAGGCTCACAGGTTTGGCGCCTCATGATGTGGTCAGACGAGGCTTGGGGCGTTCCTTTCAACGCATCAGCGTCTTTCCACGCATGACAGTCTGGGAAAACGTGCAGATCGCTTTGGTTGCGAAGGATCAGCAGGAATTCTGCTTCTGGAAGCTCCTGGTCAGTCAGAATGAGCGAATTGCCCGGCTTCTTGAAACCGTCAGACTGGAGGATGAAGCACAGGTTGTGGCTGGAGAGCTTTCCTATGGAAGACAGAAGCAGTTGGAGCTTGCGCTGGCTCTTGCCGGAGAGCCTCATGTCCTGCTGCTGGACGAGCCGACAGCAGGAATGTCTCCACGCGAGACTGAGGACAGCATCCTTCTCATAACCAGAATCGTGAAGGACCGCGGTGTGACCCTGCTTTTTACCGAGCACGATATGAACATGGTGTTCGGTATCGCTAACCGTATCACAGTGCTACATCACGGCGCGGTCATCGCTTCGGATTCCCCCGATGCTGTTCGAGAGAACAGCTCAGTCCAGGAGGTCTATCTTGGCAGACCCACCCATTGA
- a CDS encoding branched-chain amino acid ABC transporter permease, whose amino-acid sequence MMYATIQFLNGLSYGLSLFLVAAGLSIIFGVLRVLNFGHGTFYMLGGYIAYEAVSHIGLSDGGFWIAVALSGLVLAVLAAIIERLMLRNLYGREEVYQLLFTFALVLLLSDVIRGLWGTQVLSISFPPGLRGAQDLGLAYYPRYRLFLCLVGIVVAIGIWFVFQRTRWGRIIRAATQDREILGALGINVPLVYLVVFSAGAALAGIGGALAAPALALKPGMDAEIIVECFIVVIIGGLGSLWGAFIGAILIGQLRSIGLYFVPEWEIVLVYLLMVAILVFRPWGLLGKREGE is encoded by the coding sequence ATGATGTATGCCACGATCCAGTTTCTGAACGGCCTTTCCTATGGGCTCAGCCTCTTCCTGGTGGCCGCTGGGCTCAGCATCATATTCGGCGTACTGAGGGTGCTAAATTTCGGCCATGGGACGTTCTACATGCTGGGCGGCTATATCGCCTATGAAGCGGTGTCGCATATTGGCTTGTCGGATGGCGGCTTCTGGATCGCGGTCGCCCTCAGCGGCCTGGTCCTAGCTGTTCTCGCGGCCATTATAGAACGCTTGATGTTGCGAAATCTTTACGGGCGAGAGGAAGTATACCAACTCCTATTCACCTTCGCACTGGTTTTACTGCTCAGCGATGTTATTCGCGGCCTTTGGGGTACGCAAGTTCTCTCCATTTCATTCCCACCGGGGCTCCGCGGAGCGCAGGACCTGGGCCTCGCGTACTATCCGCGCTACAGACTGTTCCTGTGCCTGGTCGGAATCGTGGTGGCGATCGGGATCTGGTTTGTGTTCCAGCGAACCCGCTGGGGTCGTATTATCCGAGCTGCGACGCAGGACAGGGAGATCTTGGGGGCGCTCGGCATCAATGTGCCGCTGGTCTATCTTGTCGTTTTTTCCGCAGGCGCCGCACTCGCCGGAATAGGTGGCGCGCTCGCAGCACCTGCTCTCGCGCTAAAGCCGGGAATGGATGCCGAGATTATAGTGGAGTGCTTTATCGTAGTGATTATTGGAGGTCTTGGAAGCCTTTGGGGCGCATTTATAGGAGCGATACTTATAGGACAGCTTCGTTCAATCGGCTTATATTTCGTACCCGAGTGGGAAATAGTCCTGGTTTATCTTCTCATGGTTGCGATTCTAGTATTCAGGCCCTGGGGCCTACTTGGCAAGCGTGAAGGTGAATAA
- a CDS encoding ABC transporter substrate-binding protein has protein sequence MSMKSKLSLLGMTAIALVMATGAQAQEGEPIRIGAAYPLTGPAATNGVLAALGHEMIIDKINAEGGILGRPVESFTRDSKGTPADATSAARDLITLDNADFIVGGFTSGEGLAISEVALQEEVIYIAASPKTIQMSEDNFHKYMFRTAANTNTEGGSAAIIMNDLGVKRICTMLLDYSYGHDLLKGFKAHLEELDPEAEIVTEVWPALDVSDYTPYITEVMNSDCTGVFSGIWGGLFVPFAKQAASFGLFDQKEHFVAAGEPGSQEIIEELGDDMPTGIWANSYEVWYYPDTEAHNEYLEELRQRLDTPYPPSWPITGYMAVQALAAGIEAAGNTDTDAVIDALEGLTYESAIGPQTIRESDHQANRGQYWGQIAESDEYDFKVLDPVRYIEADDIMD, from the coding sequence ATGAGCATGAAATCTAAACTGTCCTTACTTGGCATGACGGCCATCGCGCTCGTCATGGCAACCGGTGCACAAGCACAGGAAGGAGAGCCAATTCGGATCGGTGCCGCTTACCCCTTGACCGGGCCAGCTGCAACGAATGGCGTTCTGGCCGCCCTTGGCCACGAAATGATTATCGACAAGATAAACGCGGAAGGTGGCATTCTCGGCCGGCCAGTGGAATCCTTTACACGCGATTCCAAGGGAACTCCGGCTGACGCAACCAGTGCAGCGCGTGATCTCATCACCCTCGACAATGCCGACTTCATTGTGGGTGGCTTCACTTCGGGTGAGGGACTGGCGATTTCGGAAGTCGCGCTACAAGAGGAAGTCATATACATAGCCGCTAGTCCAAAGACAATCCAAATGTCTGAGGATAACTTCCACAAATACATGTTCCGGACAGCAGCCAACACCAACACGGAAGGCGGATCCGCGGCGATCATTATGAATGATCTGGGCGTGAAGCGGATCTGCACGATGCTTCTTGATTATTCCTACGGTCACGACCTTCTGAAGGGCTTCAAGGCGCACCTTGAAGAACTTGATCCAGAAGCGGAGATTGTCACAGAAGTATGGCCGGCGCTAGACGTTTCGGATTACACGCCATACATCACCGAAGTGATGAACTCAGATTGTACAGGTGTGTTCTCCGGCATCTGGGGTGGGCTCTTCGTTCCCTTCGCCAAGCAAGCAGCCTCCTTTGGTCTTTTCGACCAGAAGGAACATTTTGTTGCCGCGGGTGAACCCGGCTCTCAGGAAATTATTGAAGAGCTGGGTGACGATATGCCAACCGGCATCTGGGCCAACTCCTACGAGGTTTGGTACTATCCGGACACCGAGGCTCACAACGAGTATTTGGAAGAGCTTCGGCAGCGGCTGGATACCCCCTATCCCCCCTCTTGGCCGATCACCGGCTATATGGCTGTGCAGGCGCTGGCTGCAGGCATCGAGGCAGCGGGCAACACCGATACGGACGCCGTGATTGATGCACTTGAGGGCCTGACATACGAGTCTGCAATCGGTCCGCAAACCATCCGGGAAAGCGACCACCAAGCCAATCGTGGCCAATACTGGGGACAGATTGCTGAAAGCGACGAATACGACTTCAAGGTCCTCGACCCGGTTCGCTACATCGAAGCCGACGACATCATGGATTAA